In a single window of the Papaver somniferum cultivar HN1 chromosome 8, ASM357369v1, whole genome shotgun sequence genome:
- the LOC113305850 gene encoding putative F-box protein At3g16210 gives MWNPITRELLTLQKPGIDDNKEVATGCGFGFDAIHNEYKVIQLYERLDDSTLGYEVLTLGTDMSWRRPIHQKDVLLLPKFKEFESGEGAIFVEGSLYWHATDQILCFDVSRQRFKLIQIPDMTHLKLGSGQEHLVGIDSSLYYMKHDITYKRLHMWKIQSNCADKKNIWDNVYSINVSRISVPDTHIAPICIRNKKIYLRYRKGLACYDTESREFLKPVFRKGDDYFEFIAYRKSILCLKDIVGSSFVMSLEPSC, from the coding sequence ATGTGGAACCCAATTACAAGGGAATTGTTGACGCTTCAAAAACCTGGAATTGATGATAACAAAGAGGTGGCCACCGGATGTGGATTCGGATTTGATGCAATTCATAACGAATATAAAGTTATTCAGTTGTACGAACGGTTAGATGATTCTACGTTGGGCTATGAGGTTTTAACCTTGGGTACAGACATGTCATGGAGACGACCAATCCATCAAAAAGATGTccttcttcttcccaaattcaaggAATTTGAGTCCGGTGAAGGAGCAATATTTGTAGAGGGATCACTGTACTGGCATGCTACCGACCAGATTTTGTGTTTTGATGTTTCGAGACAAAGGTTTAAGTTGATTCAGATACCTgacatgacgcatctaaagttgGGATCGGGTCAGGAGCACTTGGTAGGAATTGATAGCAGTCTTTATTATATGAAGCATGATATAACTTATAAAAGGCTGCATATGTGGAAGATCCAGAGCAACTGCGCTGACAAGAAAAATATATGGGATAACGTTTACAGCATTAATGTAAGTCGTATTAGTGTTCCAGATACTCACATCGCTCCGATATGCATTCGAAATAAGAAGATTTATCTGAGATACAGGAAGGGATTGGCTTGTTACGATACAGAAAGCAGAGAATTTCTGAAACCAGTTTTCAGAAAAGGAGATGATTATTTTGAGTTTATTGCCTACAGAAAGAGCATTCTTTGTCTGAAAGATATAGTTGGCTCATCGTTTGTTATGTCTCTTGAGCCAAGCTGTTAA